From Vigna unguiculata cultivar IT97K-499-35 chromosome 5, ASM411807v1, whole genome shotgun sequence, the proteins below share one genomic window:
- the LOC114184764 gene encoding probable E3 ubiquitin-protein ligase LOG2: MGNIGSRRMRRRHQQGKDENNYVETRRHYRHPGSSPPPPPYVYRAKTVTVKNDAINIRKESLCVEPDVTNPHRFFLTFILDATAPGCITLMFYAKEASDGKLIASKTRWVRQISMFFWEGLNQNFRQAFGAGTEISTLEEEGVTENGDEDEEVYPLVLKAETQPPLNSNENDRNRSFQTTFARFEKKEMGEYKIHVMKQVMWDNSAKYELLEIYGMGGDQHKSGGKCVVSLSKP, from the exons ATGGGGAATATCGGAAGCCGGAGAATGAGGCGGCGCCACCAACAAGGGAAAGACGAAAACAACTACGTTGAAACTCGCCGTCATTATCGCCACCCTGGATcctctccaccaccaccaccttacGTTTACCGCGCCAAAACTGTCACCGTCAAGAATGATGCCATTAATATTCGGAAGGAGAGTCTTTGCGTGGAACCTGATGTGACCAACCCTCACCGTTTTTTTCTCACTTTCATCCTTGATGCCACCGCTCCTGGATG CATTACCCTGATGTTTTATGCGAAGGAAGCTTCAGATGGTAAGCTGATAGCATCAAAGACGAGATGGGTTAGACagatttcaatgtttttttggGAAGGTCTTAATCAGAATTTTAGACAGGCTTTTGGAGCTGGCACTGAGATCTCGACGTTAGAAGAAGAGGGAGTAACCGAAAAcggtgatgaagatgaagaggTTTATCCTCTTGTGCTGAAGGCCGAGACTCAACCTCCTCTGAACAGTAACGAAAATGATAGAAACCGATCTTTTCAAACTACTTTCGCTAGGTTTGAGAAGAAAGAGATGGGTGAGTACAAGATCCATGTAATGAAACAGGTTATGTGGGACAACAGTGCCAAGTATGAACTGTTGGAGATATATGGCATGGGTGGTGATCAACATAAATCAGGTGGAAAATGTGTAGTTTCTTTGTCGAAACCATGA